Proteins found in one Parcubacteria group bacterium genomic segment:
- a CDS encoding glycosyltransferase family 2 protein — protein sequence MKISFIIPCYNCEKTLDDTVNSIIDLKLPEFEICMVDDGSKDGTYNLLKAYAQKYPQNVRIGKNSENRGGGFTRNECAKLATADWFFLIDSDNYLDKKSFYQLLSAVTEKDNLITFQNICFFYDFLGLDLIYKHWLFLKDKMVFGDLRKTSFHPVVDGNYLFRRAVFEKVGGYETEFGALESWSFGYKAFLAGYEFSIVKGTKYFHRVDGKSYWTREVKNNSNNMKNLLLKFPAQFSPAEIETIKKAEDTQTAILTLPNDFVAEQVNWFFRVMLKMYYLVH from the coding sequence ATGAAAATTTCTTTTATTATCCCGTGCTATAACTGTGAAAAAACACTTGACGACACTGTCAATTCAATAATCGATCTGAAACTTCCGGAGTTTGAAATTTGTATGGTGGATGACGGTTCGAAAGACGGTACTTATAATCTTCTAAAAGCGTATGCTCAAAAATATCCGCAAAATGTCAGGATTGGCAAGAATTCGGAAAATCGCGGTGGGGGATTTACGCGCAATGAATGTGCCAAATTAGCTACGGCCGATTGGTTTTTTCTCATCGACTCGGATAACTACTTGGACAAAAAATCTTTCTACCAACTGTTATCTGCTGTGACAGAAAAGGACAACTTAATCACTTTTCAAAATATCTGTTTTTTCTATGACTTTTTGGGACTGGATCTGATCTATAAACACTGGTTATTTCTGAAAGACAAGATGGTCTTTGGCGACCTGCGCAAAACTTCCTTTCATCCGGTCGTGGACGGAAACTATCTTTTTCGCCGGGCGGTTTTTGAAAAAGTTGGTGGCTATGAAACGGAATTTGGCGCTCTTGAATCCTGGTCTTTTGGTTACAAAGCTTTTCTAGCTGGGTATGAATTTAGCATAGTAAAAGGCACGAAGTATTTTCACCGCGTAGATGGAAAATCCTATTGGACGCGTGAGGTGAAAAATAATAGTAATAACATGAAAAATTTGCTATTAAAATTTCCGGCTCAGTTTTCTCCGGCCGAAATTGAAACGATCAAAAAGGCGGAGGATACGCAAACCGCCATCCTGACGTTGCCGAATGATTTTGTGGCGGAGCAGGTCAATTGGTTTTTTCGTGTGATGCTAAAAATGTATTATCTGGTGCATTAA
- the galE gene encoding UDP-glucose 4-epimerase GalE, protein MTKILITGGAGYIGSHAVKFFLEQGYEVVVFDSLGRGFREPLEILKKIGKLDFVRGDLRQPADIEKVFKQHKLDAVIHFAALCLVNESMEQPELYFENNVLGSFNLFEAMRKAKVKKLIFSSTCATYGETNYLPVDEKHPQNPTNPYGESKLMTEKMLAWYSKVHAFRFVILRYFNVCGASSDGVIGDSKKPSQLLMQNAVRGALGIEPFAFTCAKVKTPDGTPIRDYIDVEDLAQAHFSAWKYLEKGGKSDVFNLGNGKGYSVKEIVSEVEKIFGLKLERKKAAARKGEYAKIYANPKKAMRVLKWKPKKSLVASVESLRKWYAGYPEGYRR, encoded by the coding sequence ATGACAAAAATATTAATTACTGGCGGGGCGGGGTATATCGGTAGTCATGCCGTGAAATTTTTTTTGGAACAAGGCTATGAGGTGGTGGTATTTGATAGTTTAGGGCGCGGATTTCGGGAACCGTTGGAAATTCTCAAAAAAATCGGTAAGCTGGATTTTGTACGCGGTGATTTGCGCCAGCCGGCTGACATTGAAAAGGTGTTTAAACAGCATAAGCTTGATGCCGTTATCCATTTCGCGGCGCTCTGTCTGGTTAACGAATCAATGGAGCAACCCGAACTGTATTTTGAAAATAATGTTCTGGGTAGTTTTAACTTGTTTGAAGCAATGCGCAAAGCAAAAGTGAAAAAACTGATCTTTTCTTCCACTTGCGCGACTTATGGCGAGACAAATTATCTTCCAGTGGATGAAAAACATCCGCAAAATCCAACCAATCCTTATGGTGAGTCAAAATTAATGACAGAAAAGATGCTTGCTTGGTACAGCAAGGTGCATGCTTTTCGTTTTGTAATTTTACGCTATTTCAATGTTTGCGGAGCTTCGAGCGATGGAGTGATCGGCGACAGCAAAAAACCGTCTCAGCTTTTGATGCAAAACGCCGTGCGCGGAGCGCTGGGCATCGAACCGTTCGCCTTCACTTGCGCCAAGGTAAAAACGCCAGATGGCACGCCGATCCGCGATTATATTGACGTGGAAGATCTGGCTCAAGCGCATTTTTCCGCTTGGAAGTATTTGGAAAAAGGCGGAAAAAGCGATGTGTTCAATTTGGGCAATGGCAAAGGCTACTCAGTGAAAGAAATTGTCAGTGAAGTGGAAAAGATTTTCGGTCTGAAACTGGAAAGAAAAAAAGCGGCGGCCAGAAAAGGGGAATATGCCAAAATTTATGCTAACCCCAAAAAAGCGATGCGAGTCTTGAAGTGGAAACCGAAAAAAAGTCTTGTCGCAAGCGTGGAAAGTTTGCGCAAATGGTATGCGGGGTATCCGGAAGGATATCGGCGATAA
- a CDS encoding class I SAM-dependent methyltransferase, whose protein sequence is MKKIIQKLYHNKIISRVLHTLVYNLQKELEDCETVLDLGCGPDSPLQYCKNITRSVGVEAFAPYLEKSKKKNIHSEYLDKKIEDLEFPENSFDAVIMIEVLEHLPEKVGMEILKKTEKWARKKVIVSSPNGFVAQKAVDNNPLQMHLSGWDYDKMKKLGYHSHGLAGLKFLRQEVQGDTMGDDLMTSIRFWPKPFWFFGASFSQIFVYYFPRVAFELINVKKLN, encoded by the coding sequence ATGAAAAAAATTATTCAAAAATTATACCATAATAAAATTATTTCTAGGGTCTTGCATACCCTGGTTTATAATTTACAGAAGGAGTTGGAAGATTGTGAAACAGTTTTGGATCTTGGTTGCGGACCGGATTCCCCGCTACAATATTGCAAAAACATAACGCGTAGTGTTGGCGTGGAAGCGTTTGCTCCTTATCTGGAGAAATCAAAAAAGAAAAATATTCATAGTGAGTATTTGGATAAAAAAATTGAAGACTTGGAGTTCCCAGAAAACAGCTTTGATGCAGTGATTATGATTGAGGTGTTGGAGCACTTACCCGAAAAGGTGGGAATGGAAATTTTGAAAAAAACTGAAAAATGGGCAAGGAAAAAAGTGATAGTTTCTTCACCGAATGGATTTGTTGCGCAAAAGGCCGTAGACAACAATCCATTACAGATGCATCTATCTGGTTGGGATTATGATAAGATGAAAAAACTCGGATATCACAGTCATGGTTTGGCGGGTTTGAAATTTTTACGCCAAGAGGTCCAGGGTGACACAATGGGGGATGATCTTATGACTTCAATAAGATTTTGGCCAAAACCATTTTGGTTTTTTGGTGCTAGTTTCAGTCAAATCTTCGTTTATTATTTTCCTCGGGTGGCATTTGAGTTGATAAATGTTAAAAAATTAAATTAA
- a CDS encoding glycosyltransferase family 2 protein — protein MSNNKSFSFSICVPVYKSSHLIGIMLRSVLEQENFDNFEIIIGDDNPPEPKKEIEKTKKVIDSFNDSRIKYYKNEKNLGYAVNLQNIVSRAQNDILFLMAQDDILAKDALRKTHDAFLLDENIGVVTRPYFWFEKDIKKPVRAVLPYDENKTKVISIFDGKKEFMKIFESVGQLSGLAYRRELLEVPFNDECFPAHIYPFAGILRKHKCVFLKEYTVAIGIMDSQTRSVSSIYDLSPTESWLKMYRTVFAGKEYEKQRKWGEEHILTNFMGLVQLKNYAKPGVLLREIKILLRERRKNVLDLKFWFFVLGTVLTPRFILIPLVDWYKLNIIADQLKSIQFNN, from the coding sequence ATGTCGAATAATAAATCTTTCAGTTTTAGCATCTGTGTCCCTGTGTATAAAAGCTCTCATTTGATTGGGATTATGCTTCGGAGTGTCTTGGAGCAAGAGAATTTTGATAATTTTGAAATTATTATTGGCGACGATAATCCGCCGGAGCCGAAAAAGGAGATTGAGAAAACTAAAAAAGTAATCGATTCTTTCAATGATTCAAGAATTAAATATTATAAAAACGAAAAGAATCTTGGCTATGCGGTTAATCTGCAAAATATTGTTTCGCGGGCACAAAACGACATCTTGTTTTTGATGGCGCAAGATGATATACTAGCCAAAGATGCTTTACGAAAAACGCATGACGCCTTTCTCCTGGATGAGAACATTGGTGTCGTAACGAGGCCTTATTTTTGGTTTGAAAAAGACATCAAAAAACCGGTGCGAGCGGTTTTGCCATATGATGAAAATAAAACTAAAGTCATTTCGATTTTTGATGGCAAAAAGGAGTTTATGAAAATTTTTGAATCAGTTGGTCAGCTCTCGGGGTTGGCTTATCGCAGAGAATTACTAGAAGTACCTTTTAATGATGAATGTTTTCCGGCGCATATCTATCCTTTTGCGGGAATTCTGCGAAAACATAAATGTGTATTTCTCAAGGAGTATACCGTTGCAATTGGAATAATGGACAGTCAAACCAGATCGGTTTCTTCGATTTATGATCTTTCTCCGACCGAATCGTGGCTCAAAATGTATCGAACGGTGTTTGCCGGAAAAGAATATGAAAAGCAAAGAAAGTGGGGAGAGGAGCATATTTTGACCAATTTTATGGGGCTAGTTCAATTGAAAAATTATGCTAAGCCCGGCGTACTTTTGCGAGAAATAAAGATCTTATTAAGAGAGCGAAGAAAAAATGTGCTTGATTTGAAATTTTGGTTTTTCGTGCTGGGGACAGTGCTTACTCCAAGGTTTATTTTGATTCCGTTGGTTGATTGGTATAAATTGAATATAATAGCTGACCAGCTAAAAAGTATCCAGTTTAACAATTAG
- a CDS encoding glycosyltransferase — protein MKKKNIILLLNAFWNNGRGMSGGDQMMIQIFKRVREEFAQVYCITNIDGKKSIESDVKNIKFGLSLHFFDKLWLPFNYVLRTIYASSIVFKKNIDILYVGSDFFPDVIPAFLYKLLYPKTVWFQCIFHIYPDWRKRPGNKMRNFFAQYCQKFSFMLCRRADKIININYQIKDGLVRFGLNADKFAVNTPGINVEYFQNLKIGENTKKYDATFLARLNPSKGIFDLVDIWKKVVEKKPKVRLAIMGGGSSEINEKMKRKIADAGLGENIELLGFLENDESFSIIKRSRIFLFPSHEEGFGIAVAEAMACGVPVISWNLSVYQEIFENFSLQLEENDVELFSLKVLEMLDNENKRSEIAVEASNFVKKYDWNAIALNHLRILQENVE, from the coding sequence ATGAAGAAAAAAAACATCATTCTTCTTTTAAATGCGTTTTGGAATAATGGCCGAGGGATGAGCGGGGGCGATCAAATGATGATTCAGATATTTAAACGGGTTAGAGAAGAATTCGCTCAGGTCTATTGTATTACAAATATTGATGGAAAAAAATCCATCGAGAGTGATGTCAAAAATATAAAATTTGGCCTGTCTTTGCATTTTTTTGATAAGCTCTGGCTACCATTTAACTATGTATTGAGGACGATTTATGCCAGCAGTATTGTTTTTAAAAAAAACATTGATATACTCTATGTAGGATCGGATTTTTTTCCGGATGTTATTCCTGCTTTTCTGTATAAACTCCTATATCCAAAGACGGTGTGGTTTCAATGCATTTTTCATATATATCCTGATTGGAGAAAACGGCCAGGAAATAAGATGCGAAATTTTTTCGCCCAGTATTGTCAGAAATTTTCCTTTATGCTTTGCAGACGCGCCGATAAAATAATAAATATAAATTATCAAATTAAAGATGGATTGGTGCGTTTTGGACTTAACGCGGATAAATTTGCGGTTAATACTCCGGGAATCAATGTTGAATATTTTCAAAATCTCAAAATTGGCGAAAATACGAAAAAATATGACGCAACATTTTTGGCTCGATTGAATCCCAGCAAGGGAATTTTTGATTTGGTTGATATCTGGAAAAAAGTTGTCGAAAAAAAACCAAAGGTGCGGTTGGCGATTATGGGGGGTGGGAGTAGCGAGATTAATGAAAAGATGAAACGGAAAATAGCCGACGCCGGGTTGGGGGAAAATATTGAGCTGTTGGGTTTTCTGGAGAATGATGAATCGTTTTCTATCATCAAGCGCAGTCGCATTTTTCTATTTCCCAGCCATGAAGAAGGTTTCGGTATCGCAGTGGCAGAAGCGATGGCTTGTGGTGTGCCTGTGATTTCCTGGAATCTGTCAGTGTATCAGGAAATTTTTGAAAATTTTTCTTTACAACTGGAAGAAAATGACGTAGAACTATTTTCTCTAAAAGTTCTTGAAATGCTTGATAATGAGAATAAACGAAGTGAGATTGCTGTTGAGGCTAGCAATTTTGTGAAAAAATATGATTGGAATGCGATCGCTCTTAATCATTTGAGAATATTGCAAGAAAATGTCGAATAA
- a CDS encoding methyltransferase domain-containing protein, which translates to MIFQEIIGRFKSTAEKMFEKAVSFNFKNIIKLAELNSEARFVDLGCDDGNITLIIAKKIKTNDISGVEIADKKAKLAEERGVCVYKFDLNGAFDLQSNYFDVVHANQVIEHLTNSDNFLSEIYRILKPGGYAIISTENASSWCNVFSSLMGWQIFSLTNFSKKKSGIGNPFSLHAEMKLIDYWGHIRIYNIRGLKEYLEAYDFRVEDIAGAGYFPFPAWFGNIDKTHSHFMTFKIRK; encoded by the coding sequence ATGATATTTCAAGAAATAATTGGGCGTTTCAAGAGCACGGCAGAGAAGATGTTTGAAAAAGCTGTAAGCTTTAATTTTAAAAATATAATAAAATTAGCCGAATTAAATAGTGAAGCTAGGTTTGTCGATCTTGGTTGTGATGATGGTAACATAACTCTAATAATTGCCAAAAAAATTAAAACTAATGATATATCCGGAGTTGAAATAGCTGATAAAAAAGCAAAGTTAGCTGAGGAGCGGGGAGTTTGTGTATATAAGTTTGACTTAAACGGAGCCTTTGATTTGCAATCGAATTATTTCGATGTAGTTCATGCGAATCAAGTTATTGAGCATTTAACAAATTCAGACAACTTTCTCTCGGAAATTTATAGAATTTTAAAGCCAGGAGGGTATGCGATAATAAGTACTGAAAATGCAAGCAGTTGGTGCAATGTTTTTTCTAGTTTGATGGGGTGGCAAATATTTTCTTTGACTAATTTTTCGAAAAAAAAATCTGGCATAGGAAATCCTTTTTCTTTACATGCTGAAATGAAGTTGATAGATTATTGGGGGCATATTAGAATTTATAATATACGTGGGCTGAAGGAGTATCTTGAGGCATACGATTTCAGGGTTGAGGATATTGCAGGTGCTGGGTATTTTCCTTTCCCAGCTTGGTTTGGAAATATAGATAAAACGCATAGTCATTTTATGACTTTTAAGATAAGAAAATAA
- a CDS encoding glycosyltransferase produces the protein MLELKAKNIVIATHVYATGPAQDLREYLLNNSVGKLLFIGHPLFWDEKLSGSGYEVYEKGELKEEKYRKIKKNFALLVYSIDIALNIFWTWQKMPKSDLFIGCDNLNAFSGIVLRFFGKTKKVIYYVIDYNPKRFDIKILNYFYHKLDQFCVRHADETWNLSPRMAQARKEYFGFSGGNQITVPIGIWFSRFPRLDFSQIEKHTLVFMGHILEKQGVQYALRAVPAVIGQLPDFQFLVIGDGSYLEALKKQTKKLDIGKNVEFVGYVEKHSEVEKMLSKCAAAVALYEKYDESGALSFTNFSDPGKVKAYLAGGLPILLSDVAHNAREIEKRRCGFVISQDKEEIAEKIIALLKDEKTLQEYRKNAIAYAKEFDWEDIFEENLIRLINQQ, from the coding sequence ATGCTAGAACTGAAAGCTAAAAATATTGTCATTGCCACGCATGTCTATGCGACCGGTCCGGCGCAGGATTTGCGGGAATATTTGCTGAATAATAGTGTCGGCAAGCTTTTGTTTATCGGGCATCCGCTTTTTTGGGATGAAAAATTGTCCGGTTCTGGATATGAGGTTTATGAAAAGGGGGAGTTAAAAGAAGAAAAGTATCGTAAGATCAAAAAGAATTTCGCCCTGTTGGTCTATTCAATCGACATCGCGCTGAATATTTTTTGGACCTGGCAAAAAATGCCCAAGAGCGATCTGTTTATCGGTTGCGATAATCTCAATGCTTTTTCCGGCATAGTTTTGCGCTTTTTCGGCAAAACCAAAAAAGTGATCTACTACGTGATAGATTATAATCCCAAAAGATTTGATATTAAAATTCTCAATTATTTCTATCATAAACTGGATCAGTTTTGTGTGCGGCATGCTGATGAAACGTGGAATCTCTCTCCGCGGATGGCGCAGGCGCGAAAAGAATATTTCGGCTTTTCCGGTGGCAATCAAATCACCGTTCCGATCGGCATTTGGTTTTCCCGTTTTCCGCGTCTGGATTTTTCTCAAATTGAAAAACACACCCTGGTGTTTATGGGGCATATTTTGGAAAAGCAGGGAGTGCAGTATGCCTTGAGGGCAGTGCCTGCCGTAATCGGACAGTTGCCCGATTTTCAGTTTTTAGTAATCGGCGATGGAAGCTATCTGGAAGCATTAAAAAAGCAAACTAAAAAATTGGATATAGGAAAGAACGTGGAGTTTGTGGGTTACGTGGAAAAGCATAGCGAGGTGGAAAAAATGCTTTCCAAATGTGCGGCGGCCGTGGCGCTGTACGAAAAATATGACGAAAGTGGCGCCTTGAGTTTTACCAATTTTTCTGATCCGGGAAAGGTCAAAGCTTATCTGGCGGGCGGGCTACCAATTTTGCTCTCTGACGTGGCGCACAATGCCAGGGAAATTGAGAAAAGGCGTTGCGGATTTGTGATTAGTCAAGACAAGGAGGAAATCGCGGAGAAAATAATTGCGCTTCTCAAAGATGAAAAAACTTTGCAAGAGTATCGCAAAAATGCAATCGCATATGCTAAGGAATTTGATTGGGAGGATATTTTTGAGGAAAATTTAATTAGACTTATTAATCAACAATGA
- a CDS encoding class I SAM-dependent methyltransferase: protein MPKKEIFENYMSLIYSSSERENNIDEEYERLYFWNKKYIGAALPENKESRFLDIGCGLGQNLHTFSKLGYRNIKGIDISPECVAFCEKQGFVVEKISAEEYLKDRADFFDVITIYHVVEHIEKKQIVPFLSILKDALKAGGKLIVNIPNGNNAIGGMHDRYTDITHEILYTPESMREVLLLSGFEAKNIAIEELVAYAPDDKRFMGKLLKKIILPLITKLVDLVWYVFFISQGATPRKNRPVLLAISKK from the coding sequence ATGCCGAAAAAAGAAATATTTGAAAACTATATGTCACTGATCTATTCTTCTTCGGAGCGGGAAAATAACATCGACGAAGAGTATGAACGGCTCTATTTTTGGAACAAAAAGTATATTGGCGCAGCTTTGCCTGAAAATAAGGAAAGCCGGTTTCTGGACATCGGTTGCGGATTGGGGCAAAATCTGCATACTTTTTCCAAGCTGGGCTATCGAAATATCAAGGGGATCGACATCTCTCCTGAGTGCGTGGCTTTTTGCGAAAAGCAAGGTTTTGTGGTAGAAAAAATTTCTGCCGAAGAGTATCTGAAAGATAGGGCGGATTTTTTTGATGTGATCACTATCTATCATGTGGTGGAGCATATTGAAAAAAAACAGATAGTGCCGTTCTTGAGTATTTTGAAAGATGCGCTCAAAGCCGGCGGAAAGTTGATCGTCAATATTCCCAATGGCAATAATGCTATCGGAGGAATGCATGATCGCTATACGGACATCACCCACGAAATTCTCTATACTCCCGAATCAATGCGGGAAGTTTTGCTTTTGTCCGGATTTGAGGCGAAAAATATTGCGATTGAGGAATTGGTGGCTTATGCGCCTGATGATAAGCGGTTTATGGGAAAACTGCTGAAAAAAATCATATTGCCCCTGATCACTAAGCTGGTCGATCTGGTTTGGTATGTTTTTTTTATCTCGCAAGGCGCGACACCGCGAAAAAATCGTCCGGTTTTGCTTGCGATAAGTAAAAAATAA
- a CDS encoding GDP-mannose 4,6-dehydratase encodes MKKTALITGIIGQDGPYLAKLLLEKEYKVYGLIRRYTNPNFSNLDYLGITEKIEYVSGDMTDENSLTNIIKNVNPNEVYNLAAQSFVGASWDQARLTTEINALGVLYLLNAIKNFAPNAKFYQASTSEMFGNSHEEGIQTEETPFHPRSPYAIAKLYAYWMAINFKESYGMFCANGILFNHESPIRGIEFVTRKITDGVARIKLGLANEIRLGNLDSKRDWGFAGDYVEAMWLMLQQEKPDNYIVSTGETHSIRDFLDIAFEHVGIKDWKKYVKLDPRFKRPAELFTLQGKSDKARKKLGWKPQVKFEELVKMMMEADMERLTKK; translated from the coding sequence ATGAAAAAAACAGCACTAATCACAGGAATCATCGGCCAAGACGGACCATATCTGGCAAAGTTACTCTTGGAAAAAGAGTATAAAGTCTATGGGCTTATTCGACGCTATACTAATCCAAATTTTTCCAATTTAGATTATTTGGGAATCACTGAAAAAATTGAATATGTTTCCGGTGACATGACTGATGAAAATTCTTTGACTAATATTATAAAAAACGTCAATCCCAACGAAGTGTATAATTTAGCCGCTCAATCCTTTGTGGGTGCTTCTTGGGATCAAGCGAGATTGACTACGGAAATAAACGCATTAGGTGTTCTATATCTCCTAAACGCAATTAAAAACTTTGCTCCAAACGCTAAATTTTATCAAGCGTCAACAAGTGAGATGTTCGGCAACAGTCACGAAGAGGGAATCCAAACAGAGGAAACGCCTTTTCATCCGCGCAGTCCTTATGCGATTGCGAAACTATATGCCTATTGGATGGCGATAAACTTCAAAGAAAGTTACGGGATGTTTTGCGCTAATGGAATTTTATTCAATCACGAATCGCCGATCCGAGGGATTGAGTTTGTGACTCGGAAAATAACGGATGGTGTCGCACGAATAAAACTAGGTCTGGCCAACGAAATCAGACTGGGAAATTTGGATAGTAAACGGGACTGGGGTTTTGCTGGTGATTATGTTGAGGCGATGTGGCTAATGCTGCAACAAGAAAAACCGGACAACTATATTGTTTCTACCGGAGAAACCCATTCAATCCGTGATTTTTTGGATATTGCCTTTGAGCATGTAGGAATTAAGGATTGGAAAAAATATGTCAAGCTAGATCCAAGATTCAAAAGACCGGCGGAGCTTTTCACTCTGCAAGGGAAATCGGATAAGGCCAGAAAAAAACTTGGCTGGAAGCCGCAAGTGAAATTTGAGGAATTGGTTAAGATGATGATGGAGGCCGATATGGAAAGATTAACTAAGAAATAA
- a CDS encoding glycosyltransferase family 2 protein yields MDVSIIITTYNRKEQLLACVASIKKADFSGIAWELIVVDDNSSDGTEEIVAEDLSVVNSQIIHNPQNCLVVKSRNIGARATQGKYVVFVDDDNILDVKMFQTLFDFAENNPEYGIVGPAMYWWHNKENYLDFQEINFFTGMTFGRKNNPPQKVFDSDGVPNVFLVRRTVFETAGYFDEKLKNDYTEPDFAFNARKFGFKCGMIPEAKTYHNIAQKDLHGTRTLVGQFNNDKAYYLMRNRIIIILRYGAWYHKLVFMLVFSWFWPLAYSFLMLKSGRPELMKIYWRGFWDGWRYFFSGKT; encoded by the coding sequence ATGGATGTATCAATTATTATTACAACTTACAATAGAAAGGAGCAACTTTTGGCATGCGTCGCTTCCATCAAAAAAGCGGATTTTTCGGGTATTGCTTGGGAGTTGATTGTGGTGGATGACAATTCTAGTGACGGGACGGAAGAAATAGTGGCGGAGGATTTGTCGGTTGTAAACAGTCAAATCATCCACAATCCGCAGAACTGTTTGGTGGTGAAATCAAGAAATATCGGCGCGCGAGCGACACAAGGGAAATATGTCGTGTTTGTCGATGATGATAATATTTTAGACGTGAAAATGTTTCAAACACTTTTTGATTTTGCGGAAAATAATCCGGAATATGGCATTGTGGGGCCGGCGATGTATTGGTGGCACAACAAAGAAAACTATTTGGATTTTCAGGAAATTAACTTTTTTACCGGAATGACTTTTGGCAGAAAAAATAATCCTCCCCAAAAAGTTTTTGACAGCGATGGTGTGCCGAATGTTTTTTTGGTGCGCAGAACCGTTTTTGAAACGGCCGGCTATTTTGATGAAAAACTGAAAAATGATTATACGGAACCGGACTTTGCGTTCAATGCTAGAAAATTCGGTTTCAAGTGCGGGATGATCCCTGAGGCGAAAACCTATCACAACATTGCCCAAAAAGATCTGCACGGAACAAGGACGCTGGTCGGGCAGTTCAATAATGACAAGGCGTATTATCTGATGCGCAACCGAATCATTATCATTTTGCGCTATGGCGCCTGGTATCATAAACTGGTGTTTATGCTGGTTTTCTCCTGGTTTTGGCCTTTGGCTTATTCTTTCCTGATGCTAAAATCCGGCCGGCCGGAGTTGATGAAAATTTATTGGAGAGGTTTTTGGGATGGGTGGAGGTATTTTTTTAGCGGGAAGACTTAG
- a CDS encoding ATP-binding protein, producing MNEISIKKIIAGGENANVELKLSFSDEVIISLVAFANSKGGVVIVGVSDDKKIKGTELNRESIGRWASEIRSKTQPFLSVEIEKQVIDNKIVVVFEVAEFPLKPVSFKGRFYQRKNNGNHLLTLQEISEMYLRTKNSSWDFYPNKEKSLDDLDSEKIEKIKSMIEKNLGIDLGDAFSFLRKYSLIVEENSNEYPTNASLLLFAKVPSRQTDIQIGLFQDDITIKKDRIIRQDLISEVDEVMEFIKTYILKEFIITGNPQREERWQYPIDAIREIVINAIIHRDYQEGTHSQFRVYFDKLELWNSGWLPFDLTLDDVKTGRRKSKPRNKLVAEIFRDAGLIERYGSGVKRAIEQIKDYGLPEPFIEEASGGFCFTILSKEFEETRRKSLEKTTQKIVEKSSEKSSEKSSEKSSEKILNIIREQNEISANELAEKLGISSRAVEKNIAKLKESGAIRRIGPDKGGHWEVAKI from the coding sequence ATGAATGAAATTAGCATAAAAAAGATAATAGCAGGCGGAGAAAATGCCAATGTTGAATTAAAGTTGTCTTTTTCTGACGAGGTGATTATCAGTTTGGTTGCTTTCGCTAATAGTAAAGGCGGGGTGGTGATTGTCGGCGTGTCTGATGATAAAAAAATCAAGGGTACGGAATTGAATCGGGAGAGTATCGGGCGTTGGGCTAGCGAAATTAGAAGTAAAACGCAACCATTTTTGAGCGTTGAGATTGAAAAGCAGGTAATTGACAATAAAATAGTCGTTGTCTTTGAGGTGGCTGAATTTCCCTTGAAACCCGTGTCTTTCAAAGGAAGGTTCTATCAGCGAAAGAATAATGGCAATCATCTTTTGACTTTGCAGGAAATATCGGAGATGTATTTGCGAACAAAAAATTCCAGTTGGGATTTTTATCCTAACAAAGAAAAAAGTCTGGATGATTTGGACTCCGAAAAAATTGAGAAAATCAAGAGTATGATCGAAAAAAATTTAGGGATTGACTTGGGTGATGCTTTTAGCTTTTTGCGCAAATATTCCTTAATAGTGGAAGAAAATAGTAACGAATATCCGACCAATGCCAGCTTGCTATTGTTTGCGAAAGTCCCTTCCCGGCAAACCGATATCCAGATAGGTCTATTTCAGGACGATATCACAATCAAGAAAGACAGGATAATCAGACAGGATCTGATCAGCGAAGTGGATGAAGTGATGGAATTCATAAAAACATACATTCTGAAAGAATTCATTATTACGGGCAATCCTCAGCGGGAAGAACGATGGCAATATCCTATTGACGCTATTCGAGAGATAGTAATCAATGCGATAATTCACAGAGACTATCAAGAAGGAACCCATTCTCAGTTCCGAGTTTATTTCGACAAGCTCGAACTTTGGAATAGTGGCTGGCTACCGTTTGATTTAACTTTGGATGATGTAAAAACCGGAAGACGAAAATCAAAACCGCGCAACAAGCTAGTGGCGGAAATTTTTCGCGATGCCGGGCTGATTGAACGGTATGGAAGCGGAGTTAAACGTGCTATCGAGCAAATCAAAGACTATGGCTTGCCAGAACCTTTTATCGAAGAGGCTTCTGGAGGTTTTTGCTTTACGATTTTAAGTAAGGAATTTGAAGAAACAAGGCGAAAAAGTTTGGAGAAAACTACCCAGAAAATTGTGGAGAAAAGTTCGGAGAAAAGTTCGGAGAAAAGTTCGGAGAAAAGTTCGGAGAAAATATTGAATATTATTCGAGAACAAAACGAGATAAGCGCAAATGAACTGGCTGAAAAACTGGGAATTTCATCTCGCGCAGTGGAGAAAAATATCGCCAAACTGAAAGAATCCGGGGCTATCCGTCGCATCGGTCCGGACAAAGGTGGGCATTGGGAGGTGGCTAAAATTTAG